A part of Nesterenkonia lutea genomic DNA contains:
- the serB gene encoding phosphoserine phosphatase SerB: protein MTALPHPDLPQGTVALLAASTLDGPLLRSLTHEFSRRGVVHSVELRPVPVADGGEVQAARWSVTLDDADDSYGSQLAISLLEDAADQIEGPITQTVLPARRRSALHAADGRLMLLMDVDSTLIDQEVIELLARRAGRETEVAEVTERAMRGELDFAASLHQRVAALSGLRTDAITSAIAEITPTWGAEDLLAEFARRGWPSYAVSGGFLQVLEPLAERLGLAGFHANDLAISATGTLEGTVRGAVVDRAAKKEYLEQWSASQGLRPSNVVAVGDGANDLDMITAAGVGIAFCAKPALEEQADLVIRHRTFELISLALGMS from the coding sequence ATGACTGCGCTCCCACACCCTGATCTCCCCCAAGGCACCGTGGCCCTCCTGGCGGCCTCCACGCTCGACGGTCCGCTGCTCCGCTCGCTGACCCACGAGTTCTCCCGTCGAGGCGTGGTCCACAGCGTGGAGCTGCGTCCGGTCCCGGTGGCCGACGGCGGCGAGGTCCAGGCCGCACGATGGTCTGTGACGCTGGATGACGCCGACGACTCCTACGGCTCGCAGCTCGCGATCTCGCTGCTGGAGGACGCGGCCGACCAGATCGAGGGTCCGATCACCCAGACGGTGCTCCCAGCCCGTCGGCGCAGCGCGCTCCACGCCGCAGACGGCCGGCTCATGCTCCTGATGGATGTGGACTCCACGCTGATCGACCAGGAGGTCATCGAGCTGCTCGCCCGCAGAGCCGGGCGGGAGACGGAGGTCGCGGAGGTCACCGAACGCGCCATGCGCGGTGAGCTGGATTTCGCGGCATCCCTGCATCAGCGGGTGGCCGCGCTGAGCGGACTCCGCACCGACGCGATCACCTCCGCCATCGCCGAGATCACTCCCACCTGGGGGGCCGAGGATCTCCTCGCGGAGTTCGCGCGCCGCGGCTGGCCCAGCTACGCGGTCTCCGGCGGATTCCTGCAGGTGCTGGAGCCCCTGGCCGAGCGGCTGGGCCTGGCCGGATTCCACGCCAATGACCTCGCCATCTCCGCGACCGGCACCCTCGAGGGGACCGTGCGGGGCGCCGTCGTCGACCGCGCCGCCAAGAAGGAGTATCTTGAACAGTGGTCAGCGTCACAGGGGCTGCGACCGAGCAATGTGGTCGCCGTCGGCGATGGAGCCAATGACCTGGACATGATCACAGCCGCCGGAGTGGGGATCGCGTTCTGCGCCAAGCCCGCACTCGAGGAACAGGCTGATCTGGTGATCCGCCACCGCACTTTCGAGCTCATCTCCCTGGCACTGGGCATGAGCTGA
- a CDS encoding sulfite exporter TauE/SafE family protein, with protein MEALTDVALHGLGVELLLLIFVAAIWAGAINTVVGSGTLVTFPVLVAMGVPPVSATVSNAMGLIAGNFTGAWGYRREIRQVKSVLVKLIPASVLGGAIGAALLISLPEEVFGRVAPILIVVSLIFVLAQPRLSAWVRARAARREQPVDAEEGVEREAEGAQKSPSMPAVSVVLMLLVFAAGIYGGYFVAAQGILLMGILGIFLMADIQQANGVKNLLVAVVNLTAAISYVLVDYLLREPDERVILWGVVAIIAVGSTLGGLIGAWVGRRLSPVVLRAIIVTLGLVALFVMLRSLFLG; from the coding sequence ATGGAGGCCCTCACCGATGTCGCCCTGCATGGCCTGGGCGTCGAGCTGCTCCTGCTCATCTTCGTCGCCGCGATCTGGGCGGGCGCCATCAATACCGTGGTCGGCTCCGGCACGCTGGTGACCTTCCCGGTGCTCGTGGCGATGGGTGTGCCGCCGGTCTCGGCCACGGTCTCCAACGCGATGGGACTGATCGCGGGCAACTTCACCGGCGCCTGGGGCTATCGGCGCGAGATCCGTCAGGTGAAGTCGGTGCTGGTCAAGCTGATTCCCGCTTCTGTGCTGGGCGGCGCGATCGGCGCGGCCCTGCTGATCAGCCTCCCCGAGGAGGTCTTCGGGCGGGTGGCTCCGATCCTCATCGTGGTCTCGCTCATCTTCGTCCTGGCCCAGCCCCGACTCTCCGCCTGGGTCAGGGCCCGTGCCGCGCGCCGCGAGCAGCCGGTGGACGCCGAGGAGGGCGTCGAGCGCGAGGCTGAGGGGGCGCAGAAGTCGCCGTCCATGCCCGCCGTCAGCGTGGTGCTGATGCTGCTGGTCTTCGCCGCGGGCATCTATGGGGGCTACTTCGTCGCCGCGCAGGGGATCCTGCTGATGGGCATCCTCGGCATCTTCCTGATGGCCGACATCCAGCAGGCCAACGGCGTGAAGAACCTGCTGGTCGCCGTCGTGAACCTCACCGCCGCGATCAGCTACGTGCTGGTGGACTACCTGCTGCGCGAGCCGGATGAGCGCGTGATCCTGTGGGGAGTCGTGGCCATCATCGCAGTGGGATCCACCCTCGGCGGGCTCATCGGAGCCTGGGTCGGACGTCGACTCTCACCGGTGGTGCTGCGCGCGATCATCGTGACCCTGGGCCTGGTGGCACTGTTCGTGATGCTGCGCAGCCTCTTCCTCGGCTGA
- a CDS encoding ABC transporter ATP-binding protein, whose product MSPVLDIQNVTVRRGRKNLLDNVSWTVNEDERWVILGPNGAGKTTLLQIAAARLFPTTGSARILDELLGAVDVFELRPLIGFSSNSLTTTMPVQETALNVVVTAAYGVTGRWREEYEQLDERRAFALLNEWGVGTVFDRPFGTLSEGERKRVQIARALMTDPELLLLDEPGAGLDLGGREALVQRTSELVTSEDAPTTVLVTHHLEEIPPGFTHVLLLRDGRPVASGPIEETMTSANLSTTFDTELDLVHRDGRYSAFAKPQAEKQRARP is encoded by the coding sequence ATGAGTCCTGTCCTCGATATCCAGAACGTCACCGTGCGCCGAGGGCGCAAGAACCTGCTCGACAACGTCTCCTGGACGGTGAACGAGGACGAGCGCTGGGTGATCCTGGGCCCCAACGGGGCGGGCAAGACCACGCTGCTGCAGATCGCCGCCGCCCGGCTGTTCCCCACCACCGGCTCGGCTCGGATCCTCGACGAGCTGCTGGGCGCCGTCGATGTCTTCGAGCTCCGGCCGCTCATCGGCTTCAGCTCCAACTCGCTGACCACCACGATGCCCGTCCAGGAGACGGCGCTGAACGTCGTCGTCACCGCAGCCTATGGCGTGACCGGACGCTGGCGCGAGGAGTACGAGCAGCTCGATGAACGTCGCGCCTTCGCGCTGCTCAACGAATGGGGCGTCGGGACGGTCTTCGATCGACCTTTCGGCACCCTCTCGGAGGGCGAGCGCAAGCGGGTGCAGATCGCCCGTGCGCTCATGACCGATCCGGAGCTGCTCCTGCTGGACGAGCCGGGCGCGGGGCTGGACCTGGGCGGGCGCGAGGCTCTCGTGCAGCGCACCAGCGAGCTGGTCACCAGCGAGGACGCGCCCACCACAGTGTTGGTGACACACCATCTCGAGGAGATCCCGCCAGGCTTCACCCATGTGCTGCTGCTGCGCGACGGCAGGCCCGTGGCCTCGGGCCCGATCGAAGAGACCATGACCTCAGCGAACCTCTCCACCACCTTCGACACGGAGCTGGACCTGGTGCACCGCGACGGCCGCTACTCGGCCTTCGCGAAGCCGCAGGCCGAGAAGCAGCGGGCCCGCCCCTGA